One genomic window of Acidovorax radicis includes the following:
- a CDS encoding transporter substrate-binding domain-containing protein, with protein MTFSLQRRTATAALAALGLGAVLTAFAPLASAQSVADIKKKGEITIGMLVDFPPYGTTNAQNQPDGYDADVAKLLAKDLGVKANIVPVTGPNRIPFLLTNKVDVLVASLAITPERAKQVQFSQPYAAATIVLYGKTGTAIKSAADLKGVRVGVARASTQDVAVTKAAPEGTEIRRFDDDASAMQALMSGQVDAIGCSVTVAAQIAKRVPANTYENKFNLLQQAMGIAMRPGQDELVKAVNDFVARNTANGELNKLYQKWLGADLPKLQ; from the coding sequence ATGACTTTTTCTTTACAACGCCGCACCGCAACCGCCGCTTTGGCCGCTTTGGGCCTGGGCGCCGTTCTGACGGCTTTTGCCCCCCTGGCCTCGGCACAGTCCGTTGCCGACATCAAGAAGAAGGGCGAGATCACCATCGGCATGCTGGTGGACTTCCCACCCTATGGCACCACCAACGCACAAAACCAGCCCGATGGCTATGACGCCGATGTAGCCAAGCTGCTGGCCAAGGACCTGGGTGTCAAGGCCAACATCGTTCCTGTCACCGGCCCCAACCGCATTCCCTTCCTGCTGACCAACAAGGTCGATGTGCTGGTGGCTTCGCTCGCCATCACCCCCGAGCGCGCCAAGCAGGTGCAGTTCTCGCAGCCCTATGCGGCCGCCACCATCGTGCTGTACGGCAAGACAGGCACCGCCATCAAGAGCGCAGCCGATCTGAAGGGTGTGCGCGTGGGCGTGGCCCGCGCCAGCACGCAGGACGTGGCCGTGACCAAGGCCGCCCCTGAGGGCACCGAGATTCGCCGTTTTGACGACGACGCCTCGGCCATGCAGGCGCTGATGTCTGGCCAGGTCGATGCCATCGGCTGCTCAGTCACCGTGGCCGCCCAGATCGCCAAGCGTGTGCCCGCCAACACCTATGAGAACAAGTTCAACCTGCTGCAACAGGCCATGGGCATTGCCATGCGCCCCGGCCAGGACGAACTGGTGAAGGCCGTGAATGACTTCGTCGCACGCAACACCGCCAATGGCGAGCTGAACAAGCTGTACCAGAAGTGGCTGGGCGCCGACCTGCCCAAGCTGCAGTAA
- a CDS encoding amino acid ABC transporter permease, protein MRTFGFSEFLFIVQAAQWTLALSAMAFVGGSLLGLVVALSRTSESRVARWVATLFIQVFQGTPLLLQLFLIFFGAPVLGLDINPWVAAGVALVLNSAAFLGEIWRGCIEAIPRGQWEAAQALNLNYLSRMRFVVLPQAFKIALPPTVGYVVQIIKGTSLAAIIGFTEITRAGQIINNATFQPLQVFSTVAALYFIICWPLSLLAAHMERKRARALAR, encoded by the coding sequence ATGCGTACCTTTGGATTTTCCGAGTTCCTTTTCATCGTGCAGGCCGCGCAGTGGACGCTGGCGTTGTCCGCCATGGCCTTTGTGGGTGGCTCGTTGCTGGGCCTCGTCGTGGCGCTGTCGCGCACGTCAGAGAGCCGCGTGGCGCGCTGGGTTGCCACCTTGTTCATCCAGGTCTTTCAGGGCACGCCACTGTTGCTGCAGCTGTTTCTGATCTTCTTTGGCGCGCCGGTGCTGGGGCTGGACATCAACCCGTGGGTGGCTGCGGGTGTGGCGCTGGTGCTCAACAGCGCCGCCTTTCTGGGCGAGATCTGGCGCGGCTGCATTGAGGCGATTCCGCGTGGGCAGTGGGAGGCCGCGCAGGCGCTGAATCTCAACTACCTCTCGCGCATGCGTTTTGTGGTGCTGCCGCAGGCTTTCAAGATTGCATTGCCGCCCACCGTGGGCTACGTGGTGCAAATCATCAAGGGCACGTCACTGGCTGCCATCATTGGTTTCACCGAAATCACGCGGGCGGGGCAGATCATCAACAACGCCACGTTCCAGCCGTTGCAGGTGTTCAGCACCGTGGCGGCGCTGTATTTCATCATTTGCTGGCCGCTGTCGCTGCTGGCCGCGCACATGGAGCGCAAGCGCGCCCGTGCTCTGGCGCGCTGA
- a CDS encoding amino acid ABC transporter permease: MNYQFQFESVFAAWPLLLKGTWITVQLSLTATVLGLVVAIVCAWGKTSGPGWVRFVVNAYIELIRNTPFIVQLFFFFFALPSMGLRWSPYTAALTAMVVNLGAYAAEIVRAGIESIPKGQIEAGKALNLKPWEIFRFVILKPALKAIYPALTSQFILLMLSSAVVSVISADDLTSVAANLQSQTFRSFEIYIVVAAIYLALALSFSALFKLIYQRALNYPDRR, translated from the coding sequence GTGAACTACCAATTCCAGTTCGAGTCCGTATTTGCCGCGTGGCCCTTGCTGCTCAAGGGCACCTGGATCACCGTGCAGTTGTCGCTCACGGCCACCGTGCTGGGGCTGGTGGTCGCCATCGTTTGTGCCTGGGGCAAGACCTCGGGGCCGGGTTGGGTGCGCTTTGTGGTCAATGCCTATATCGAGCTGATCCGCAACACGCCCTTCATCGTGCAGTTGTTCTTCTTTTTCTTTGCGCTGCCCTCCATGGGCCTGCGCTGGTCGCCCTATACCGCCGCGTTGACGGCCATGGTGGTCAACCTGGGGGCCTACGCGGCAGAAATCGTGCGGGCGGGTATCGAGTCCATTCCCAAGGGGCAGATCGAGGCGGGCAAGGCGCTCAACCTCAAGCCCTGGGAGATCTTTCGCTTCGTCATCCTCAAGCCCGCGCTCAAGGCCATCTACCCGGCGCTCACCAGCCAGTTCATCTTGCTGATGCTGAGCTCGGCCGTGGTGTCGGTGATTTCGGCAGACGACCTGACCTCGGTGGCGGCCAATCTGCAATCGCAGACCTTCCGCAGCTTTGAGATCTACATCGTGGTGGCGGCGATCTATCTGGCGCTGGCGCTGTCGTTCTCTGCGCTGTTCAAGCTGATCTATCAGCGCGCCCTGAACTACCCCGACCGTCGCTGA